The Cognaticolwellia beringensis genome segment TGCTGTATGGATAAAACAAGATCAACGAGAGCATGCACAATCACTGGGTTACACTGTTGTTGATGCAGCCACCGTACTAGCTACACATTTAAGTCAAATTTTAACTAATAATACCGCACAATTATTAGGCCATGAAGAAGTTCAAAACCTACTTGATATGCTAGAAAAAAGTTATCCGAAACTTATTGAAGGTTTGATCCCTGACGTATTGTCATTAGGGACTATCGTTAAGGTTTTACAAAATTTAATGAATGAAGGCGTGGCAGTTCGAGATATGCGCAGTATTATTCAAACATTAGTTGAGTATGGTCCTAAGAGCCAAGACCCTGAAGTTCTGACGGCTGCTGTGCGCATAACCTTACGAAAATTCATTGTTCAAGAGTTGGTTGGGCCAACGGTTGAAGTACCTGTCATAACTTTGTCACCAGAGTTGGAACAAATGTTGCACCAGTCTATGCAAATGGCTGGAGACGATGGCGCAGGTATCGAACCAGGTTTAGCAGAACGACTACAAAAATCTTTGACCGAAGGTGCACAACAGCAAGAAATGGCTGGCGATACACCTATTTTATTAACGTCAGGCATTTTACGTTCAGTACTCGCTAAATTTGTGAAATATACCATCCCGGGGTTACGTGTTATTTCTTATCAAGAAATTCCGGATGACAAACAAATTAAAATTGTCAGTGCTATCGGCCAGTAAACAAATATTTCAACGTAGTTGTACTGAATTATAAGGGTTGGCGATGAAAATTAGACGTTATGTAGCAAAAGATATGAGAAGCGCACTCGCTCAAATTAAAGATGAATTGGGTGTCGACGCGGTAATTATGTCTAATAAAAAGATTGCTGAAGGTGTCGAATTAATGGCGGCGGTTGATTATAACCAAAGTGTAAAGCCTGCCAAGGCTCCTGCTCAGCATAATCATAACCATGAGTTGAGCTCTGCGGAAAATGCACAGCCAGCTAACCCAGTCGATATAGCCGAAGATACCGTGGCGATTAGCAGTGCACCTAAGCCAGTTGAACAAGCTGCAAACGTACCCGCAGACAGTTTAGCCGCCTTACTTAGCCGACAAGTACAGCAAAATGGCTATGATAAAGCACCTGCAACCCGTGCATTTAATAGTCAAATAGAAAACTCATCGACAAAAGTTAACCCGCGAGCTAATGCTAAGCAGGGTGGTGTACCACAAGATATTGAGCAACAATTTAAAAATTTCACCACGCGTTTAGAGCAAACTACGGAATTGGAAACGCCTGAGGGCGCTGTTAATCAGCAACCTAGTGGCGCTCAAAATGAATCAAATAATATAAACTTCCATGACGCGATTGATCAATCAATGGCGGCTTCTGAGAAAATGAGCTCTCATGGCGAACGTCAAATAAATAGCAGTGAATTTGACCGCATGCAAAAAGAAATGTCTTCAATTCGCCAGCTGTTAGAACATCAAATGTCGGGCTTAATGTGGCAAGATATGGCACAGAAAGATCCAATGCGCGCAGTCTTAGTTAATAAGTTAATGGCCATGGGCCTTAATGAACAAATTGCCGATCAAATTGCTGGTTACGTTCCGGCTAGTACCAATGAACAAGATGCATGGCAGCAAGCAAAACACATAATAGCGCAACAATTAAACACGACTAACAATGACATTATTCAACGTGGTGGTGTTGTTTCTCTAGTGGGCCCAACAGGTGTTGGTAAAACCACGACTATTGCGAAGTTAGCCGCTCGATTTTCACAAATTCACGGCGCTGACCAAGTGGTATTAATTTCAACTGATAGCTATCGAATTGCTGGCTTTGAGCAACTTGCCACTTACGGTCGCATTATTGGTTGCCAAGTTAAGCTTGCTAACGACGGCAATGAGTTAGATAGCCTATTACAGCAGTTTGCACAAAAGAAATTAATTTTGATAGACACTGCTGGCATGGGGCAAAGAGATATGCGCCTAACAGAGCATTTGACTACCTTAATCTCGAATGCTCGTGTTAGAATTCGCAATTACTTAGTGTTAGCAGCCAATACGCAACAGCGTGTAATGCAAGAAAATGTTGAGCGTTTTAAGCGAATTCCATTGGCAGGCTGTATTTATACGAAATTAGATGAAAGCTTGAGTGTTGGTGAAATTATAACCACGTCACTACAAAATGGTTTAGCTATTGGCTATCTTACTGATGGACAAAGGGTTCCGGAAGATATTAAGGTTGCAAATGCTGAGAAATTGGTTACGCTTGCAGATAGAATGGCAATTAAGTCTCAAAGCTCAGGAACTGTTTCCTGGCGGACACCTGTATCAGCCGTAGCAGTATAGTCACTTTACAATAGGCAGAGCAGTTATATCCATTGAATATTTATTTCAATTGGTATTATATAGAGAAGTTACTTAGATGATAGATCAAGCGAGCGGCTTAAGAAAAATGCAAGATCCCCAACTTATAAAAGTCATAGCAGTTTCTGGCGGTAAAGGTGGCGTTGGTAAAACCAATGTCTCGTTAAATACCGCAATTTCCTTAGCTAAATTAGGTAAGAGCGTTTTAGTGCTTGATGCCGACTTAGGATTAGCGAATGTTGATGTCATGCTAGGATTGCGCGTACAACGTAACTTGTCTCATGTGTTATCCGGCGAATGTGAACTTGATGATATTATTATCCAAGGTCCCGCGGGTATTAATATTATTCCGGCCACGTCGGGCACACAATCGATGGTAGATTTAACCCCATCGGAGCATGCTGGGCTGATTCGTGCTTTTAGTGATATGCAAACTAAATTCGATATTTTAATTGTTGATACAGCCGCTGGTATCTCCGATATGGTCTTAAGTTTTTGCCGAGCATCACAAGATGTTTTATTAGTTGTGTGCGATGAACCCACCTCAATTACCGACTGTTATGCCTTAATGAAACTGCTCAGCAGAGATCACGGCTTATTCAAGTTTAAAGTTGTGGCAAATATGGTGCGCAGCCCGAAAGAGGGCCAAAACTTATTCGCTAAACTCTCTAAAGTTACCGATAGATTTTTAGATGTTACTTTAGAGCTTGTCGCGGTTATCCCTTATGATGAAAATATTCGTAAATCGGTTAGAAAACAACAAGCAATTGTCGAAGCATATCCAGATTCACCAGCTTCAATCGGCTTTAAATCGCTTGCCAAAAATATTATTAGCTGGCCAATGCCGAAGCAAGCGTCAGGGCATTTAGAATTTTTTATTGAGCAATTGCTAGAACATTAACCAACAAATAAGTGAGCTATAGTGGTAAAAGTACATACTTATAGTGTTGATAAATCGGTTCTGTTGGAGCAACACACTGTGCTTGTGAAGCGCATTGCTTATCATTTACTTGCCCGATTACCTGCCAGTGTTATCGTTGATGATCTTATTCAATCTGGCATGATAGGTTTACTTGAAGCGTCCAATAATTTTGATAATAGCAAAGGTGCTAGTTTTGAAACTTTTGCTGGCATTCGTATTCGTGGCGCCATGCTTGATGAAATTCGTCGTGGTGACTGGGTTCCCCGCTCAGTCCATAAAAATAGTCGCATGATCAGCGAAGCCATAAAGAACTTAGAAGCTGAACATGGGCGCGATGTTAGCGATGTTGAAGTGGCAGAAAAACTTGATATCACCATAAATGAATATCATCAGATACTAAATGAAGTCAGTTCAGGAAAAATACTTGGCATTGATGATCTAGGTGTCAGCAAAGATGTTATTGAAGTCGCCCACAGCCATCATCAAGATGAACCTTATGCTAATATTGAACATAGTTTCTTTAAAAAATCACTGGCAGAATGTATTTCCTCTTTACCAGAGCGAGAAGCTTTAGTACTGTCATTGTATTACGATGAAGAGCTTAACCTTAGAGAAATAGGTCAAGTACTTGATGTGAGCGAATCTCGGGTAAGCCAAATACACAGTCAAGCGATGCATCGATTAAAAGCTCGTATGCAATCTTGGCAAAGTTAAGTAGAATAATAATATCGTAGAATTTTAAATGTTCTCACCGGAGGGTGTCTTGGATAAAAATATGAAAGTACTTGTTGTTGACGATTTCTCAACAATGAGACGAATAATCAAAAACTTGTTACGTGACTTAGGCTTTACCAATATTTCAGAAGCAGATGATGGTAATACGGCATTGCCGATGCTTAAAGATGGTAATTTTGACTTTGTTGTTACTGATTGGAATATGCCGGGTATGCAAGGCATTGATTTACTTAAAGCGATTAGAGCTGATAGTAATTTATCTCATATTCCGGTCTTGATGGTAACGGCTGAAGCGAAGAAAGAACAAATTATCATGGCGGCACAAGCTGGCGTTAATGGCTATATCGTAAAACCATTTACTGCTGCAACATTAAACACTAAGCTTGATAAAATTTTCGAACGACTTGGTTAGTCATCAATTTTTATTTCGCAAGGCCGTCATATGAGTAAAAATACCAGTGTCCATGTTTCATTAGAGCAAGCTAAATTGTTGGTCGAATATATTGAAAATGATCAACAAGATAAAGCTGATGAGTTAATCGCAGAAATTCAAAGTCCGATTAATTCTGAGCTGTTTGCAGAAATAGGCAAGTTAACCCGTCAATTGCATGACTCTTTGAATAATTTTCAAATTGACTCACGTTTGAGTGACTTAGCTAATGCTGAAATCCCAGATGCAAAAGAAAGGTTAAATTTTGTTATTAGCCGCACGGAAGAAGCAGCGAATAAAACTATGGATGCGGTTGAAGCTATTTTTCCGGTTGTTGATCAAATTCAACAACAAATAAGTAGCGTGAAACCACTGTGGCAGAAACTAATGCACAATGAGCTTAATATCAGTGAGTTCAAGGCTTTATGTATAGATATCGACGGGCTACTGAAAACAACCGAAAAAGATTCAAATAAAATTCACCGCTTAATGACCGACGTTTTGATGGCGCAAGACTTTCAAGACCTTACCGGTCAAGTCATTCGCAAGGTCATTGATTTAGTGCGCGAGGTTGAAGTCAGCTTAATAAGCATGTTGACTGCGTTTGGCATTTCATCGGAACAAAATAAACCGAATCACCTACCCAAAGTGGGTGAGAACTTAGTCGAAGGCCCAATCATGAACAGCCAAACTCGAAACGATGTTGTTTCGAATCAAGGCGACGTTGACGATTTATTATCAAGTTTAGGTTTTTAATAGGAGTTACTAAATGTCATTTGAACAAGATGAGGAAATTCTTCAGGATTTTTTAATCGAAGCTGGAGAAATACTTGAGTCCTTGTCTGAGCAATTAGTTGAGCTTGAAAATGACCCGAATAATGCCGAATTGCTTAACGCCATTTTTAGGGGGTTTCATACGGTAAAAGGTGGTGCTGGTTTCTTATCACTTGCTGAATTAGTGGATGCTTGCCATGGCGCAGAAAATGTTTTCGATACCTTAAGGAATCAGCAAAGATCAGTCACCCCATCGTTAATGGATGTCATTCTCCAATCACTTGACACGATTAACGAAATGTTCACGCAAGTGCAAAATAAAGAGCCACTCACAAGCGCCTCACCTAGCTTGTTAGCCGAACTTCATCGCTTATCTCAGCCTGAAGGCCAAGAAGCTCCGAATGTTGAAACGCCTATTGCAACTCCTGAGGCCAGCGCACAGCTAGCTAATAGTAGTTCAAGTGACGAAATGTCAGAAGATGAATTTGAACGCTTATTAGATGAGCTTCATGGTGGTGGTGCTCCAACGTCAAGTGCTACTGATTCCGCACCGCCGAGCACATCAAACAGTCATGATATTTCAGACGATGAATTTGAATCATTACTTGATGAACTTCATGGTCAAGGTGCTTTTTCTCCTACTGTAAGCGCAACAAATGCGAAACCTGCAAACTCAACGTCACCCGATGAAATTAATGATGATGATTTTGAGGCCTTACTTGATGAACTGCACGGCAAAGGGAAAAGTCCTCAAGCACAAACACCAGCAGCTGAAAAACCCACAGCGAAAGTTGAACCGGTTGCGAAAGCGGCAAGTGCACCTGCACCTAAAGCACCAGAAATTAAGCCTGCAGCAAAACAAGCAGCGGTAGATGACAAAAAACCGGCACCAGCAAAGGCTGCCCAAAATGAAACAACCGTTAGGGTTGACACCAAACGCTTAGATCAAATCATGAATATGGTCGGTGAGTTAGTTTTAGTGCGTAATCGCTTAACTAGTTTAGGTATGACCAAAGAAGATGAAGAATTAACCAAAGCGGTATCAAATTTAGATGCTGTAACCACTGATTTGCAAGGCGCGGTAATGAAAACGCGTATGCAACCTATTAAGAAAGTGTTCGGTCGCTTCCCTCGTGTAGTACGTGATTTAGCCCGAAGTCTTAATAAAGAAATAAAGCTTATTCTAGAAGGCGAAGAAACCGATTTAGATAAAAACTTGGTTGAAGCTTTAGCCGACCCTTTAGTGCATCTTGTGCGTAACTCGGTTGACCATGGTATTGAAGACCCTGACAAACGAGAAGCCTCTGGTAAGCCCCGAGAAGGTGTTGTTGTTTTATCAGCATCACAAGAAGGCGATCACATTCTCCTCACTATTCGTGATGACGGCGCCGGTATGAATGCCGAAAAACTCAAAGAAATTGCCATAGAACGCGGTGTTTTAGATGCAGACGCCGCTGCACGTATGTCTGACAAAGAAGCGTTTAGCCTTATCTTTGCACCGGGTTTTTCAACCAAAACTGAAATTTCAGAAGTATCAGGGCGTGGCGTTGGTATGGATGTGGTTAAAACAAAAATCACCCAGCTAAATGGTACTGTCAGCATCGACTCAGAAATGGGCGTAGGTACCATACTTGAAATTAAGGTACCGTTAACGTTAGCAATATTACCCACTTTAATGGTAGTGATTGGTAAGCAGACCTTTGCACTACCTTTAGCCGCTGTGAATGAAATATTCCACCTTGATTTGACTAAAACTAACCAAGTCGATGGACAGCTAACTATTATTGTCCGTCAAAAAGCTATCCCATTATTCTATCTTGATCAGTGGTTAGTGAGAGATTATGTAGAAAAGCCACGAGAACGCGGTCATGTGGTTATTGTCCAGCTAGGTAATCAACAAATTGGTTTTGTTGTTGATAGGTTAATTGGTCAAGAAGAAGTGGTGATTAAACCGTTAGACAGATTATTACATGGCACGCCAGGTATGGCGGGTGCAACAATAACAAGTGACGGTGGTATTGCCTTAATTATTGATGTCCCCAACATGCTGAAATTTTATGCTAAAAAATCGGTATTGAATAAAAAATTACGTTCATAATATTTAGGTGTAACAACACTTAATCAAGACAGGAAATAGATTGTAAATGTCCTTTAAAGTATTGGTGGTTGATGACTCCAGTTTTTTTCGACGCCGAGTAACGGATATTCTCAACAGCGATCCTGATCTCGAGGTAATCGATGTTGCTATTAATGGCATCGACGCGGTTGAAAAGGCCATTGCTTTAAAGCCAGATGTAATCACCATGGATATAGAAATGCCATTATTAAATGGCATTGACGCGGTTAAACAGATAATGGCAAAAGCACCAACTGCCATTATTATGTTCTCTTCTTTAACCCATTCCGGCGCCCAAGCCACACTAGAAGCATTAGATGCTGGGGCATTAGATTTTCTGCCGAAAAAATTTAATGAAATAGCCAAAACGACTGAAGACGCAGGCAGCTTATTACGTCAGCGGGTTAAGCTATTAGCGAGAAAAAAAGGTGCCACTTTACCTCGAATATCGACTTTTCGATCACGAGCTGTGGTTGAAGCGAAAGCTAAAGCAGGTGATTCAACTCGACCGAGGGCTGCATCAACAATTAGCGCGCGCAAAAGTGTAACGTTAAGAAAAAGTTCTGGTAAACAATACAAATTATTAGCAATAGGTACTTCAACAGGAGGGCCTGTTGCATTACAAAAGCTCTTAACCCAATTGCCTCAAGACTTCCCTCTGCCAATTATTATGGTGCAGCATATGCCAGCGACTTTTACCTTAGCCTTTGCTAACCGATTAGATAGCCTGTGTAAAATAAAGGTAAAACAAGCAAGTTCTGGTGACATTTTAAAACCTGGTCATGCTTATTTAGCACCTGGTGGTAAACAAATGCTAATTGATGGTACAGAAAATGCAGCAAAACTGAGAATACTGGAAGACAATTCTGAGCGGATTGCTTTCAAACCCAGTGTAGATATTAGTTTTGCTTCAGCGGCTAAAGTGTTTGGCGGCAATGTTTTAGGCATTATATTAACCGGAATGGGCGCTGATGGTCGTGAAGGTTCACGATTATTAAAAAGTAAGGGGGCAACTATTTGGGCGCAGGACGAAGAGTCTTGTGTTGTTTATGGTATGCCCCAAGCGGTAACGGTTGCTGGAATATCTGAATTATCACTGGCGCTTGAAAGCTTTCCATCTGCAATTCTTAAGGAAATACAGCATGGATAAACTAAGTATAACGGGATTATTTGTTGCCATTTTGGCAATTTATTTTGGTTTTATTATTGATGGAGGCTCAATATCTTCCTTATTAGAACTTCCGGCATTTATTATCGTTTTTGGTGGCACGCTCGGCGCGGTCATGTTGCAGTCGTCACAAAGCCAATTTTCACATGCAATGACCTTACTCAAATGGTTGTTTTTCCCGCCTAAATATAATATTGAATTAGGCATTGAGTCTATTGTGCTATGGGCTGAGAAAGCCCGTGAATCTGGTTTTTTGTCTCTAGAACATATTGCCGAAGAAGAAAATGACTTCTATGTTAACAAGGGGTTAAACCTACTTGTCGACGGTGTAGAGGTTGAAAACCTAAGAGTGTCACTAGAATTAGATTTAGATTTATATCGTGAACATAACTTACGCTCTGCCCATGTATTTGAGTCAATGGGAGGCTACAGTCCAACCATTGGTATTTTAGGGGCTGTACTGGGTTTAATACATGCCATGTCAAATTTAGCCGATCCGCAATTATTGGGGCAAGGCATTGCCACCGCATTTGTTGCGACTATTTACGGTGTTGGATTTGCCAATCTCATCTACTTACCCGTGGCCAATAAAATTAAAGCCATCGTTCATCAGCAAACAATGTATCGTGAAATGATGACGGAAGGGCTAGTTTCTATTGCCTTAGCAGAAAATCCACATGCCATTGAAAATAAACTATCGGCATTTCGGTTAGAGCAATGAACCGCTTACGCTCAAGACGCCATCAAGTAGAACATGAAAATGTTGAGCGTTGGTTAGTTTCTTATGCTGACTATATGACGTTGCTGTTCGCGCTTTTTGTCGTGTTATATGCCATGGCGATGATTGATGAAGAGCCTTTTGAAACGGCGACAGAATCAATTGGCCGTGTTTTTCAAGCAAATAACGAGAAAACAAAAAATCGTGGTCATGGTGATGACATTTTACCGGTTAATAGTTCCAAAACTAATAAGCGATTATTTGGTAATGGCATTTTGGAAGACGCCGGACCTGAACTTGTTTCAGGTGAAGTCACTTTATCTAATGTGTCAGATGCACAAGTTGGCACAACGTTAACATCTTTGGAAAAAGATCTTCATGAAGCATTATACGAACTCGTTGAGTCGGGATATGCACAACTGCAAATAGACGGCGACTGGTTGGAAATTGAATTAAATAGCGGTTTATTATTTCCAAGCGGTTCTTCGTCTCCCACTAATGCTGCAAAAGATATTTTGACGGTTATATATCAAATTATTGCCGATTCAAGTAATTACATTAGGGTGAGAGGTTATACCGATAATCAAGCGATCGATACTGAAATTTTTTCCTCTAATTGGGAGTTATCCGTTTTTAGAGCAACGGCAATTTTACGTGTGCTAGAAGGGTTAAACTTAAATCCTGCGCGTATGGCTATTGAAGGCTATGGCCAATATTATCCAAGTGCAGACAATGCTACGGCCACAGGGCGAGCCAAAAATCGGCGTGTTGTTATTGCGATTTCTAAATATGGTTTAGAAAAAGCCAATTTATTGGCAACACCAACTATTTCAGTAAAAGATGTTGAAGCGATTAAAAACATTAGCACTGAAAAAGAAGATGACGAAATTCGTATTATCCGACTTGATAATGGTGGTATTCGCATTACCACAAGGGCTGAGCCTAACGTTAATAACGAAGTTGCTAATCCGCTCGAAGAAAAAAATAATGAACAATAGGAATTTCACTTGGTAGTTTGGACAGTTGCAAATCAAAAAGGTGGCGTAGGAAAAACTACGTCAACTATTGCCTTGGCGGGTTTATTAGCCGAACAAGGTAATCGAGTCTTGCTGGTTGATACCGATCCTCATGCCTCACTAAGTTATTATTTTGGTATTGAATCTGAAGACTTAGAGCTGAGCGTATACGACTTATTTATGCAGGTAGCTAACAAAGAACAAATCATGCAAAGCTTATGCCCTTCAAGTTATGATAATATCGATATACTGCCGGCTACTATGGGTTTAGCAACACTGGATCGCTCACTGGGCAATAAAGGGGGGATGGGCTTAGTGTTAAAAAAGGCCTTGCGTGTAATTCAAGATGAATATGACTATGTACTGATTGATTGCCCGCCAGTTTTAGGGGTATTGATGGTTAACGCGTTAGCGGCCAGCGATAGAATTATTGTCCCGGTACAAACTGAATTTTTGGCACTTAAGGGTTTAGACCGCATGATGAAAACCTTAGAAATTATGCAAGGACAGCAACCAACAGCATTCAAATATACCATTGTCCCGACCATGTTTGATAAACGCACAAAAGCTTCAATATTGTCTTATCAAAAACTACAGGCACTTTACGATGAGTCAGTTTGGCCAGGGGTAATCCCCATTGATACTAACTTTCGTAATGCTAGTGACGCACAAAAGGTACCTTCAGACTTTGCTGCAAAGTCTCGTGGTATCATTGCTTATCGCAATTTACTAAAATATTTAGTTAACTTAAACACCAAGAGTAAGTAAATCCATGTCAAAATCTTTAGCGGCAAGTAAAGAATTAATGCAAAGCTATTTGTCAGAATTGCTTACGGAAGAGGTAGAGCAAAAACCCGCACTGCCCGTTAAAGAGAAGCAAACTCATCCGCTTGAAAAATTACTCAATAGTGCAACCTTCCCACAGTTGGCTGAACCAGACAATACCAAGCCATTGACTTCAGCAAAATCGGCGCATAAAAAAATAAAGCAAGCTGCAATAAGTAGTGAGCAGACGATAACTGAAGTGGCTGTTAAACCCATTCAGTCAAAAGCTGCGTCGAAACCTACGCTTAAAGCACCTGAGTTAAAGCCAGAATTAAAATCAGAGTTAAAATCAGAATTACAGCCGATTGAAGTTAACGTAAATGAAATTAAAACCCAAAAAAGTGCCGGCGGTTTTGCGGCGGTCAAGAAGCTAAGTTATCGAGAAGGCGACTTTCAGGCGATGTTTTTTGACGTGGCAGGGTTACAGATCGCCGTACCGCTGGTCGAACTAGGGGGTATCCATAATACGGATAAAACCACGCCATTGATGGGCAAACCTGAATGGTTTAAAGGCGTAATGCTGCACCGAGACGAAAAAGTTAATGTGGTTGACACCGCCCTCTGGGTAATGCCTGAAAAATGTGATGAAGCTTTAATGTCGGCGCTAAACTACCAATATATTATCATGTTAAGTGACTCACCATGGGGGTTAATGGCTGAGAAGTTAGTCGATACGGTAACGCTCAAACAAGAAGATGTTAAATGGATAGACAAAACAAACAAACGTCCTTGGCTTGCAGGGTTAGTAAAAAATCGCATGTGCGCACTGTTAGATATTGAATCCTTAATTAAGTTATTGGAAAAAGGCGCAAATATAAGACAAGAATAATTGATGATCTGAGACTTGCCAGTATACTTAGTGCATAAGTATTTTAAGAAACCGAAATTTAAAGAGGTCAGCAGTATGTCTGATGAAAGACGCAATGCAAGTGAACGGGTAGACATCAATGATGAGTTACTACAATGGGTAACGTTTAAACTCGACAGCGAAACCTATGGTATTAACGTGATGCAAGTACAAGAAGTCTTGCGCTACAGTGAGATAGCACCGGTTCCAGGTGCGCCAATCTATGTTATGGGTATTATCAATTTACGCGGTAATGTAGTTACCGTAATAGATACTCGCACAAGATTTGGCCTTGAGTCAGCTGAAATAACCGACAATACGCGTATTGTGATTATTGAAGCTGAAACGCAAGTTATTGGTATTCTGGTCGATAGTGTCGCTGAAGTGGTATATTTAAAAGCATCAGATATTGATGTTGCGCCAAATGTTGGTAACGACGAAAGTACTAAGTTTATCCAAGGTGTTTCAAACCGAGAAGGAGAATTACTCATTTTAGTAGATTTGAATAAATTACTCTCTGATGACGAGTGGGATGAATTAAAACAATTCTAACGTCAGCCAATAAGCCTGCAGGTGCAGGCTTTTATTCCCAGCGAACTTAATTATACTATGGAAAATATCCCTGCAAACTTAATCAGCTTAATCGCATTCGCCATTGTGATGCTTGTTGCCATGCTGTTATTGGCACTAAAAAATCGTTTTACGAAGCAAATAGAAGCGTTACAACAACAGGTAACTAGTCAAGAAATACAGCTGGTAGAATTACAGGATTTACTTGCCAATAGCCAATCTCAGTTAGAAAGCAACCAACAACAATGCAGTGAATCGCAAATAGAAAATGAACAAGTTAGCAAGCAGCTAGAGCATCGCATCAAAGTAGCTCAAGAACAGTTCAATAGCCAACTCCAAACCATCGAACAGCTTTTACACCAGCAACCAGAAGATAAACTCTATACACGCGCACAAAAATTGGTTGAGCTCGGCGCCGACATTGCTGAAATTATGCGTGAGTGCGATATACCAAGAGCCGAGGCCGAAATGTTGCTTTCTGTGCATCGGCAAAAAACTGCAGAATAATCATCGTTATCAATACCGTTCAACTTGCTGCGCCGCTGTATAATAATTTTATTTTAAAGTTACATTTTAAAATAAAATTATTATACAGCTCGTGGTAAACTGCACGACTGAAAAAAAACTATATTATTTTTAGCCGTTAGACAAAGCGTTAAACGGCTAGTAAACAAGGACCGAGCAGTGAACA includes the following:
- the flhF gene encoding flagellar biosynthesis protein FlhF, whose product is MKIRRYVAKDMRSALAQIKDELGVDAVIMSNKKIAEGVELMAAVDYNQSVKPAKAPAQHNHNHELSSAENAQPANPVDIAEDTVAISSAPKPVEQAANVPADSLAALLSRQVQQNGYDKAPATRAFNSQIENSSTKVNPRANAKQGGVPQDIEQQFKNFTTRLEQTTELETPEGAVNQQPSGAQNESNNINFHDAIDQSMAASEKMSSHGERQINSSEFDRMQKEMSSIRQLLEHQMSGLMWQDMAQKDPMRAVLVNKLMAMGLNEQIADQIAGYVPASTNEQDAWQQAKHIIAQQLNTTNNDIIQRGGVVSLVGPTGVGKTTTIAKLAARFSQIHGADQVVLISTDSYRIAGFEQLATYGRIIGCQVKLANDGNELDSLLQQFAQKKLILIDTAGMGQRDMRLTEHLTTLISNARVRIRNYLVLAANTQQRVMQENVERFKRIPLAGCIYTKLDESLSVGEIITTSLQNGLAIGYLTDGQRVPEDIKVANAEKLVTLADRMAIKSQSSGTVSWRTPVSAVAV
- a CDS encoding MinD/ParA family protein, which produces MIDQASGLRKMQDPQLIKVIAVSGGKGGVGKTNVSLNTAISLAKLGKSVLVLDADLGLANVDVMLGLRVQRNLSHVLSGECELDDIIIQGPAGINIIPATSGTQSMVDLTPSEHAGLIRAFSDMQTKFDILIVDTAAGISDMVLSFCRASQDVLLVVCDEPTSITDCYALMKLLSRDHGLFKFKVVANMVRSPKEGQNLFAKLSKVTDRFLDVTLELVAVIPYDENIRKSVRKQQAIVEAYPDSPASIGFKSLAKNIISWPMPKQASGHLEFFIEQLLEH
- a CDS encoding RNA polymerase sigma factor FliA, yielding MVKVHTYSVDKSVLLEQHTVLVKRIAYHLLARLPASVIVDDLIQSGMIGLLEASNNFDNSKGASFETFAGIRIRGAMLDEIRRGDWVPRSVHKNSRMISEAIKNLEAEHGRDVSDVEVAEKLDITINEYHQILNEVSSGKILGIDDLGVSKDVIEVAHSHHQDEPYANIEHSFFKKSLAECISSLPEREALVLSLYYDEELNLREIGQVLDVSESRVSQIHSQAMHRLKARMQSWQS
- the cheY gene encoding chemotaxis response regulator CheY; this encodes MDKNMKVLVVDDFSTMRRIIKNLLRDLGFTNISEADDGNTALPMLKDGNFDFVVTDWNMPGMQGIDLLKAIRADSNLSHIPVLMVTAEAKKEQIIMAAQAGVNGYIVKPFTAATLNTKLDKIFERLG
- a CDS encoding protein phosphatase CheZ, producing MSKNTSVHVSLEQAKLLVEYIENDQQDKADELIAEIQSPINSELFAEIGKLTRQLHDSLNNFQIDSRLSDLANAEIPDAKERLNFVISRTEEAANKTMDAVEAIFPVVDQIQQQISSVKPLWQKLMHNELNISEFKALCIDIDGLLKTTEKDSNKIHRLMTDVLMAQDFQDLTGQVIRKVIDLVREVEVSLISMLTAFGISSEQNKPNHLPKVGENLVEGPIMNSQTRNDVVSNQGDVDDLLSSLGF
- a CDS encoding chemotaxis protein CheA — its product is MSFEQDEEILQDFLIEAGEILESLSEQLVELENDPNNAELLNAIFRGFHTVKGGAGFLSLAELVDACHGAENVFDTLRNQQRSVTPSLMDVILQSLDTINEMFTQVQNKEPLTSASPSLLAELHRLSQPEGQEAPNVETPIATPEASAQLANSSSSDEMSEDEFERLLDELHGGGAPTSSATDSAPPSTSNSHDISDDEFESLLDELHGQGAFSPTVSATNAKPANSTSPDEINDDDFEALLDELHGKGKSPQAQTPAAEKPTAKVEPVAKAASAPAPKAPEIKPAAKQAAVDDKKPAPAKAAQNETTVRVDTKRLDQIMNMVGELVLVRNRLTSLGMTKEDEELTKAVSNLDAVTTDLQGAVMKTRMQPIKKVFGRFPRVVRDLARSLNKEIKLILEGEETDLDKNLVEALADPLVHLVRNSVDHGIEDPDKREASGKPREGVVVLSASQEGDHILLTIRDDGAGMNAEKLKEIAIERGVLDADAAARMSDKEAFSLIFAPGFSTKTEISEVSGRGVGMDVVKTKITQLNGTVSIDSEMGVGTILEIKVPLTLAILPTLMVVIGKQTFALPLAAVNEIFHLDLTKTNQVDGQLTIIVRQKAIPLFYLDQWLVRDYVEKPRERGHVVIVQLGNQQIGFVVDRLIGQEEVVIKPLDRLLHGTPGMAGATITSDGGIALIIDVPNMLKFYAKKSVLNKKLRS
- a CDS encoding protein-glutamate methylesterase/protein-glutamine glutaminase, coding for MSFKVLVVDDSSFFRRRVTDILNSDPDLEVIDVAINGIDAVEKAIALKPDVITMDIEMPLLNGIDAVKQIMAKAPTAIIMFSSLTHSGAQATLEALDAGALDFLPKKFNEIAKTTEDAGSLLRQRVKLLARKKGATLPRISTFRSRAVVEAKAKAGDSTRPRAASTISARKSVTLRKSSGKQYKLLAIGTSTGGPVALQKLLTQLPQDFPLPIIMVQHMPATFTLAFANRLDSLCKIKVKQASSGDILKPGHAYLAPGGKQMLIDGTENAAKLRILEDNSERIAFKPSVDISFASAAKVFGGNVLGIILTGMGADGREGSRLLKSKGATIWAQDEESCVVYGMPQAVTVAGISELSLALESFPSAILKEIQHG